In Siniperca chuatsi isolate FFG_IHB_CAS linkage group LG16, ASM2008510v1, whole genome shotgun sequence, the following proteins share a genomic window:
- the atp5mj gene encoding ATP synthase subunit ATP5MPL, mitochondrial, whose translation MAGRMFAGWWAKMSPYYTKAYQEMWVGLGIMTYLYYKVSYGGKKAVKDKPAH comes from the exons ATGGCTGGACGCATGTTTGCAGGTTGGTGGGCCAAGATGAGCCCTTACTACACTAAGGCATACCAGGAGATGTGGGTGGGTCTTGGCATCATGACATACCTGTACTACAAAGTTTCCTATGGGG GCAAGAAGGCTGTGAAGGACA AGCCTGCCCATTGA
- the hadhaa gene encoding hydroxyacyl-CoA dehydrogenase trifunctional multienzyme complex subunit alpha a produces MKLEARCKLVKLEYVLCARCVEQNTFLIVSGEDGSCSCSRLFCFVLFFFKFATSKYTLLSGQASRSLSLSSSLAARTHVSYELKDDVAVIRLSDPTAKVNTLLAHMESELTEVMGMIWSNGAVKSAVFISSKPFLWVIVVRTIKLR; encoded by the exons ATGAAGCTGGAAGCTAGATGCAAGCTAGTAAAGCTAG AATACGTATTGTGCGCGCGGTGTGTTGAACAGAACACTTTTCTAATAGTTTCAGGTGAAGATGGCAGTTGCTCGTGCAGccggttgttttgttttgttttgttttttttcaagtttgcAACTAGCAAATATACCTTATTGTCAG GTCAAGCCAGCCGAAGCCTCTCACTGTCTTCATCATTGGCAG CTCGAACACATGTCAGCTACGAGCTCAAGGATGATGTGGCAGTTATACGACTCAGTGATCCAACAGCCAAG GTGAACACACTGTTGGCGCATATGGAATCAGAGCTGACGGAGGTGATGGGGATGATTTGGTCAAACGGAGCAGTGAAAAGTGCCGTCTTTATCTCCAGCAAGCCttttttatgggttattgttgttcggactattaagctaagatag
- the hadhb gene encoding trifunctional enzyme subunit beta, mitochondrial, translating into MASMLLNTMRGCSVSPSWAMRFGARSLSTTAQLQAQVQTKSKKTLARPGMKNIVLVEGVRTPFLLSGTTYADLMPHDLARAALQGLLHRTGVPKDAVDYIIYGTVIQEVKTSNIAREAALGAGFSDKIPAHTVTMACISSNQAMTSAVGLIAAGQCDTVVAGGVEFMSDVPIRHSRKMRKTMLSLNKAKTLGQRLSLIGSIRLAHLSPELPAVAEFSTAETMGHSADRLAAAFGVSRVEQDEFALRSHTLAKKAQDAGLLQDVISFKVPGRDIVSKDNGIRPSSMEQMGKLKAAFIKPHGTVTAANSSFLTDGASAVLIMSEEKALAMGYKPKAYLRDFVYVSQDPKDQLLLGPTYGTPKVLERAGLTMSDIDVFEFHEAFAGQIMANLKAMDSDWFGQTYLGRKSKVGAPPMEKFNLWGGSLSLGHPFGATGCRLVTTVAHRLQKEGGQYGLVAACAAGGQGHAMVIEAYPQ; encoded by the exons ATGGCTTCCATGTTGCTGAACACGATGCGGGGCTGCTCGGTCAGCCCTTCCTGGGCGATGCGGTTTG GGGCACGCTCTCTCAGTACGACGGCCCAGCTTCAGGCTCAGG ttcagACAAAGAGCAAAAAGACACTGGCCCGGCCTGGTATGAAGAATATAGTTCTGGTGGAAGGAGTTCGAACGCCTTTCCTGTTGTCTGGAACTAC ATATGCTGACTTAATGCCCCATGACCTGGCCAGAGCAGCTCTGCA GGGTCTGCTGCACAGGACAGGTGTACCCAAAGATGCTGTAGACTACATCATCTATGGAACAGTCATTCAGGAGGTCAAAACCAGCAATATAGCCAGAGAG GCAGCACTGGGTGCAGGCTTCTCTGACAAGATCCCAGCTCACACTGTCACCATGGCCTGCATCTCGTCCAACCAGGCAATGACCTCAG cTGTTGGTCTGATTGCTGCAGGCCAGTGTGACACTGTTGTGGCAGGAGGGGTGGAGTTCATGTCCGATGTTCCTATCCGTCACAGCCGTAAGATGAGGAAGACCATGCTGTCCCTCAACAAGGCAAAGACCCTTGGCCAGAGGCTCAGTCTGATTGGCAGCATCCGGCTGGCACACCTCTCCCCGGAG cttccTGCTGTGGCTGAGTTCTCCACAGCTGAAACGATGGGCCACAGTGCTGACCGTCTGGCTGCTGCATTTGGGGTCTCCAGAGTGGAGCAGGATGAGTTTGCTCTGCGGTCACACACTCTGGCCAAAAAGGCCCAGGACGCCGGTCTGCTGCAGGATGTCATCTCCTTTAAAGTGCCAG GTCGTGATATTGTTTCCAAGGACAACGGCATCCGCCCATCCTCCATGGAGCAAATGGGCAAACTAAAGGCTGCCTTCATTAAACCGCACGGCACAGTCACCGCCGCCAACTCCTCCTTCCTg acTGACGGTGCCTCTGCTGTGCTGATCATGTCTGAAGAGAAAGCTTTGGCTATGGGTTACAAGCCTAAAGCCTACCTCAG AGACTTTGTCTACGTGTCTCAGGACCCCAAAGATCAGCTGCTTTTGGG GCCAACGTACGGTACACCAAAGGTCCTGGAACGGGCTGGCTTGACCATGAGTGACATCGACGTCTTTGAGTTCCACGAGGCATTCGCA ggTCAGATAATGGCAAATCTGAAGGCTATGGACTCAGACTGGTTCGGCCAGACGTACTTGGGCAGGAAATCAAAG gtgggagCTCCTCCCATGGAGAAGTTCAACTTGTGGGGAGGCTCTCTGTCTCTGGGTCATCCATTTGGTGCCACAGGCTGCAGGCTGGTTACCACAGTGGCACACCGGCTGcagaaggagggaggacagTATGGACTGGTGGCGGCTTGTGCTGCTGGAGGACAG GGTCATGCCATGGTGATCGAGGCCTACCCCCAGTAA
- the gareml gene encoding GRB2-associated and regulator of MAPK protein 2 isoform X1: protein MEKLSASLSEITWSPLALPLDAVVSKFRLPTLVRLAHGECVEGLSEEDVVLLHSCRQWTTVTAHSLEEGHYVIGPKIDIPLQYQGKFKLLDEDRDVRDPVQYFSSVEEVAGVFPDRVFVMETITFSVKVVSGEFSEDSEPYSFTLQAGDELSLMGKAELLCATPSKEKTGLSALLRRLGKTPRSKTPCLVCMNHRTNQSVSLPFGCRGRFCTRSPLEQGMLGGEHTVRSIIERVRLPVNVSVPSRPPRNPYDRHAVREGHRYKLLNIVSKTVVLCMVLRQQEVSPSHFLLLRCMPRFNVAEASVHTAALESLLLRYAFDPDAYSRAVRETRPELECMTEECVSPRRSRVCVSGQDSLAPALQHLSMCGYGGGVSDSLSHRFRDSLGERLGEGPGEEREYVTPEWTEAEMRTNEEIPYEELWTNQNAEGLGKEPNLISFHSSSSLDGSLGTVLTRVSTPPPVPPKSDAVREECRYLIAPPVPPRCSKGGSISSPAPSPPVPPRFPKTSTSPRPNLSFYSSGLQDSCSPSPDASLYCYPCSWADCPAPNPASPEPVSVIPADNTANPQPAQATWAEPWVDSFTSSGPRLKPPPPQSRFAPFGALNPFNRQSPCPSPEPTANSTTDSSRGAEGGGTSTGVNEGLSPPSDPTWRPPADLSVLSLEEVSACLRFIGLSEAAVAVFQRERIDGSLLVQLTEDILSHDFHLSRLHVTKITQFIQGWRPKI from the exons ATGGAGAAGTTGTCGGCGAGCCTGTCGGAGATCACTTGGAGCCCGTTGGCGCTGCCTTTGGACGCGGTGGTCAGCAAGTTCCGTCTGCCCACTCTGGTCCGCCTGGCCCACG gtgAATGTGTGGAGGGTCTGTCGGAGGAGGATGTGGTGCTGTTACACTCCTGTCGTCAGTGGACCACAGTGACTGCCCACAGCTTAGAGGAGGGACACTACGTTATTGGACCCAAGATAGACATCCCTCTGCAATACCAGg GGAAGTTCAAGTTGTTGGATGAAGACCGAGACGTCAGGGATCCAGTCCAGTATTTTTCCAGTGTGGAGGAAGTTGCTGGAGTCTTCCCTGACAGGGTCTTTGTCATGGAGACGATCACTTTTAGTGTCAAG GTGGTTTCAGGGGAGTTCAGTGAGGACAGTGAGCCCTACAGCTTCACTCTGCAGGCTGGAGATGAGCTGTCACTCATGGGGAAGGCGGAGCTTCTCTGTGCCACACCCTCTAAGGAAAAGACAGGACTGAGCGCACTCTTGAGACGCCTGGGAAAGACTCCTAGAA GTAAAACTCCCTGCCTGGTCTGTATGAACCATCGTACCAATCAGAGCGTCAGCCTGCCCTTTGGCTGCCGTGGACGCTTTTGCACACGCTCCCCTCTGGAACAAGGCATGCTGGGAGGGGAGCACACAGTACGGAGCATCATCGAGAGGGTTCGCCTCCCTGTCAATGTGTCCGTGCCTTCACGACCACCACGAAACCCCTACGACCGCCATGCGGTCCGAGAGGGCCACCGCTACAAGTTGCTCAACATCGTCAGCAAGACGGTAGTGCTCTGCATGGTACTCCGCCAACAGGAAGTCTCCCCCTCCCACTTCCTACTGCTGCGTTGCATGCCCCGGTTCAACGTGGCCGAGGCCTCCGTCCACACGGCGGCGCTAGAGAGCCTCCTATTGCGGTACGCATTCGACCCAGATGCCTACTCTCGTGCCGTTAGAGAAACCCGGCCAGAGCTGGAGTGTATGACAGAGGAGTGTGTGAGCCCGCGGCGCTCTCGCGTGTGTGTGTCGGGTCAGGACTCCTTGGCACCGGCACTGCAGCACCTCTCCATGTGCGGGTACGGGGGTGGGGTTTCGGACAGCCTATCACACCGCTTCAGGGACTCTCTTGGAGAGCGGCTGGGGGAGGGACCAGGTGAGGAGCGGGAGTATGTGACTCCTGAGTGGACTGAGGCTGAAATGAGGACCAATGAGGAAATCCCTTATGAGGAACTCTGGACCAATCAGAACGCAGAGGGCTTGGGGAAGGAGCCAAACCTCATCTCCTTCCATTCGTCTTCCTCATTGGATGGTTCTCTTGGTACCGTGTTGACAAGAGTGTCTACCCCGCCACCAGTACCTCCAAAATCTGATGCT gTGAGAGAGGAGTGTCGCTACTTGATCGCCCCTCCGGTTCCCCCTCGCTGCTCTAAAGGAGGCTCCATCTCTAGTCCGGCCCCCAGCCCTCCCGTCCCACCTCGCTTCCCCAAAACCTCCACCTCCCCGAGACCCAACCTCTCCTTCTACTCCTCTGGACTTCAGGACAG CTGCTCGCCCTCACCAGATGCTTCCCTCTACTGTTACCCGTGCTCCTGGGCGGACTGCCCCGCCCCTAACCCTGCCAGTCCTGAGCCAGTCTCTGTCATCCCTGCAGACAACACAGCCAATCCTCAGCCAGCACAGGCCACCTGGGCAGAGCCATGGGTAGATTCCTTCACCTCCTCCGGACCTCGACTGAAGCCGCCACCTCCACAGAGTCGATTTGCTCCCTTCGGGGCGTTGAACCCCTTCAACCGCCAGTCCCCTTGCCCCTCACCTGAGCCCACTGCCAATAGCACGACAGATTCCTCCAGAGGTGCAGAAGGAGGTGGGACATCCACAGGGGTCAATGAAGGGTTGTCCCCACCCTCTGACCCCACCTGGCGGCCTCCTGCTGACCTGTCTGTGCTGTCATTGGAGGAAGTGTCGGCCTGCCTGCGGTTCATCGGCCTATCAGAGGCAGCGGTGGCCGTATTCCAGAGGGAGCGAATCGACGGCAGCCTCCTGGTGCAGCTGACTGAGGACATCCTGTCACATGACTTCCACCTGAGCCGACTCCATGTCACCAAGATCACACAGTTCATACAGGGTTGGAGGCCCAagatctaa
- the gareml gene encoding GRB2-associated and regulator of MAPK protein 2 isoform X2, translating to MQLQHLFSDTYFASSHQPTDLNKGVIKRECVEGLSEEDVVLLHSCRQWTTVTAHSLEEGHYVIGPKIDIPLQYQGKFKLLDEDRDVRDPVQYFSSVEEVAGVFPDRVFVMETITFSVKVVSGEFSEDSEPYSFTLQAGDELSLMGKAELLCATPSKEKTGLSALLRRLGKTPRSKTPCLVCMNHRTNQSVSLPFGCRGRFCTRSPLEQGMLGGEHTVRSIIERVRLPVNVSVPSRPPRNPYDRHAVREGHRYKLLNIVSKTVVLCMVLRQQEVSPSHFLLLRCMPRFNVAEASVHTAALESLLLRYAFDPDAYSRAVRETRPELECMTEECVSPRRSRVCVSGQDSLAPALQHLSMCGYGGGVSDSLSHRFRDSLGERLGEGPGEEREYVTPEWTEAEMRTNEEIPYEELWTNQNAEGLGKEPNLISFHSSSSLDGSLGTVLTRVSTPPPVPPKSDAVREECRYLIAPPVPPRCSKGGSISSPAPSPPVPPRFPKTSTSPRPNLSFYSSGLQDSCSPSPDASLYCYPCSWADCPAPNPASPEPVSVIPADNTANPQPAQATWAEPWVDSFTSSGPRLKPPPPQSRFAPFGALNPFNRQSPCPSPEPTANSTTDSSRGAEGGGTSTGVNEGLSPPSDPTWRPPADLSVLSLEEVSACLRFIGLSEAAVAVFQRERIDGSLLVQLTEDILSHDFHLSRLHVTKITQFIQGWRPKI from the exons ATgcagctgcagcatttattctCGGACACCTACTTTGCTAGTTCACACCAACCCACTGACTTGAATAAGGGAGTCATCAAAC gtgAATGTGTGGAGGGTCTGTCGGAGGAGGATGTGGTGCTGTTACACTCCTGTCGTCAGTGGACCACAGTGACTGCCCACAGCTTAGAGGAGGGACACTACGTTATTGGACCCAAGATAGACATCCCTCTGCAATACCAGg GGAAGTTCAAGTTGTTGGATGAAGACCGAGACGTCAGGGATCCAGTCCAGTATTTTTCCAGTGTGGAGGAAGTTGCTGGAGTCTTCCCTGACAGGGTCTTTGTCATGGAGACGATCACTTTTAGTGTCAAG GTGGTTTCAGGGGAGTTCAGTGAGGACAGTGAGCCCTACAGCTTCACTCTGCAGGCTGGAGATGAGCTGTCACTCATGGGGAAGGCGGAGCTTCTCTGTGCCACACCCTCTAAGGAAAAGACAGGACTGAGCGCACTCTTGAGACGCCTGGGAAAGACTCCTAGAA GTAAAACTCCCTGCCTGGTCTGTATGAACCATCGTACCAATCAGAGCGTCAGCCTGCCCTTTGGCTGCCGTGGACGCTTTTGCACACGCTCCCCTCTGGAACAAGGCATGCTGGGAGGGGAGCACACAGTACGGAGCATCATCGAGAGGGTTCGCCTCCCTGTCAATGTGTCCGTGCCTTCACGACCACCACGAAACCCCTACGACCGCCATGCGGTCCGAGAGGGCCACCGCTACAAGTTGCTCAACATCGTCAGCAAGACGGTAGTGCTCTGCATGGTACTCCGCCAACAGGAAGTCTCCCCCTCCCACTTCCTACTGCTGCGTTGCATGCCCCGGTTCAACGTGGCCGAGGCCTCCGTCCACACGGCGGCGCTAGAGAGCCTCCTATTGCGGTACGCATTCGACCCAGATGCCTACTCTCGTGCCGTTAGAGAAACCCGGCCAGAGCTGGAGTGTATGACAGAGGAGTGTGTGAGCCCGCGGCGCTCTCGCGTGTGTGTGTCGGGTCAGGACTCCTTGGCACCGGCACTGCAGCACCTCTCCATGTGCGGGTACGGGGGTGGGGTTTCGGACAGCCTATCACACCGCTTCAGGGACTCTCTTGGAGAGCGGCTGGGGGAGGGACCAGGTGAGGAGCGGGAGTATGTGACTCCTGAGTGGACTGAGGCTGAAATGAGGACCAATGAGGAAATCCCTTATGAGGAACTCTGGACCAATCAGAACGCAGAGGGCTTGGGGAAGGAGCCAAACCTCATCTCCTTCCATTCGTCTTCCTCATTGGATGGTTCTCTTGGTACCGTGTTGACAAGAGTGTCTACCCCGCCACCAGTACCTCCAAAATCTGATGCT gTGAGAGAGGAGTGTCGCTACTTGATCGCCCCTCCGGTTCCCCCTCGCTGCTCTAAAGGAGGCTCCATCTCTAGTCCGGCCCCCAGCCCTCCCGTCCCACCTCGCTTCCCCAAAACCTCCACCTCCCCGAGACCCAACCTCTCCTTCTACTCCTCTGGACTTCAGGACAG CTGCTCGCCCTCACCAGATGCTTCCCTCTACTGTTACCCGTGCTCCTGGGCGGACTGCCCCGCCCCTAACCCTGCCAGTCCTGAGCCAGTCTCTGTCATCCCTGCAGACAACACAGCCAATCCTCAGCCAGCACAGGCCACCTGGGCAGAGCCATGGGTAGATTCCTTCACCTCCTCCGGACCTCGACTGAAGCCGCCACCTCCACAGAGTCGATTTGCTCCCTTCGGGGCGTTGAACCCCTTCAACCGCCAGTCCCCTTGCCCCTCACCTGAGCCCACTGCCAATAGCACGACAGATTCCTCCAGAGGTGCAGAAGGAGGTGGGACATCCACAGGGGTCAATGAAGGGTTGTCCCCACCCTCTGACCCCACCTGGCGGCCTCCTGCTGACCTGTCTGTGCTGTCATTGGAGGAAGTGTCGGCCTGCCTGCGGTTCATCGGCCTATCAGAGGCAGCGGTGGCCGTATTCCAGAGGGAGCGAATCGACGGCAGCCTCCTGGTGCAGCTGACTGAGGACATCCTGTCACATGACTTCCACCTGAGCCGACTCCATGTCACCAAGATCACACAGTTCATACAGGGTTGGAGGCCCAagatctaa